Proteins encoded together in one Salarchaeum sp. JOR-1 window:
- a CDS encoding DUF502 domain-containing protein: protein MATWKRDAASGLIVLVPLLLTLFVVYWVYSQIANFGLLGAIEPPALRVALAVVVFVGLVFAVGYLMRTAVGSVAEGYIDDAINRLPGLRVVYNASKMGVETVLSGGTGEFQKPVKVETWNGLRMTAFKTGKTTDDGREIVFIPTSPNITTGFVVEAKPEDIEDLDESTEDALTRVLSAGFGEAHEKKDVKDLVD, encoded by the coding sequence ATGGCAACGTGGAAACGGGACGCCGCGAGCGGCCTCATCGTACTGGTCCCCCTCCTCCTGACGCTGTTCGTGGTGTACTGGGTTTATTCACAGATAGCGAACTTCGGCCTGCTCGGCGCTATCGAACCGCCGGCGCTCCGGGTCGCGCTCGCCGTCGTCGTGTTCGTCGGCCTCGTGTTCGCCGTCGGCTACCTGATGCGGACCGCGGTCGGGAGCGTCGCCGAGGGCTACATCGACGACGCAATCAACCGTCTTCCGGGCCTGCGCGTCGTCTACAACGCCTCCAAGATGGGCGTCGAGACCGTGCTCTCGGGCGGCACGGGCGAGTTCCAGAAGCCCGTGAAAGTCGAGACGTGGAACGGCCTCCGCATGACCGCGTTCAAGACCGGGAAAACGACCGACGACGGCCGCGAAATCGTCTTCATCCCCACCAGCCCCAACATCACCACCGGGTTCGTCGTCGAAGCGAAACCCGAGGACATCGAGGACCTCGACGAGTCCACCGAGGACGCCCTGACGCGCGTGCTCTCCGCTGGGTTCGGCGAAGCGCACGAGAAGAAAGACGTCAAGGACTTAGTCGATTAG